The following are encoded together in the Pedobacter sp. D749 genome:
- a CDS encoding amidohydrolase family protein, whose protein sequence is MHTNRYLLSLALSATSLMCFAQANISPAKKQSKTIAITGATVHVGNGTVIENGTILFGNGKIISVTANGQVPQDDVMRIAATGKHIYPGFIAATTNLGLTEIEAVKATLDFQEIGDFNSHIRSIVAYNTDSKVPATLRSNGVLMAQPTPQGGTVSGSSSVVQLDAWNWEDAALKTDDAMHMTWPVTPRFRGGFGGFGRPQLSPEVLAERTQAAIAQLTSFFAEAKAYSEMGKPEVINTRFEAMKKVFSGNEKLFIAADSQKDIVAAVNFARKFGITPVITGADEAYLIIDFLKDNNITLVVKQPHALPNNNDDDVNMPYKNAAVLANAGLNVVLSIDGYWQQRNLPFMAGTVTAWGLDKEKALSTITLNAAKAMGVDKTTGSIETGKDATFFISAGDALDMRTNKVEQAFIQGRDINLDNLHKQLDKKFSDKYAGEKK, encoded by the coding sequence ATGCACACTAACAGATATCTACTCAGCCTGGCTTTATCGGCAACAAGCCTGATGTGTTTTGCACAGGCAAACATTTCGCCGGCTAAAAAACAAAGCAAAACCATTGCCATAACAGGTGCAACCGTACATGTGGGCAATGGAACGGTGATTGAAAACGGAACCATCCTTTTTGGGAACGGAAAAATTATTTCGGTTACGGCTAACGGACAAGTACCACAGGACGATGTAATGCGCATTGCAGCTACAGGTAAACATATTTACCCGGGTTTTATTGCAGCCACCACCAATTTAGGTTTAACAGAAATTGAAGCGGTAAAAGCAACCCTGGATTTCCAGGAAATAGGCGATTTTAATTCGCACATCCGCTCCATCGTGGCTTACAATACCGATTCGAAGGTTCCGGCCACCTTGCGCAGTAATGGTGTGTTAATGGCACAGCCAACGCCACAGGGCGGTACCGTTTCAGGCAGTTCATCAGTGGTTCAGCTTGATGCCTGGAACTGGGAAGATGCCGCACTCAAAACCGACGATGCCATGCATATGACCTGGCCGGTTACACCTCGTTTTAGAGGCGGCTTTGGAGGCTTCGGCAGACCACAGTTATCGCCGGAAGTGTTAGCAGAAAGAACGCAGGCTGCAATTGCGCAGTTGACTTCGTTTTTTGCTGAAGCAAAAGCCTATTCTGAAATGGGTAAACCCGAAGTAATCAATACCCGTTTCGAAGCGATGAAAAAGGTTTTCTCGGGAAATGAGAAATTATTTATTGCGGCAGATAGTCAGAAGGATATTGTTGCAGCAGTTAATTTCGCCAGGAAATTTGGTATCACCCCGGTAATCACCGGCGCAGATGAAGCGTATCTGATCATCGATTTCCTGAAAGACAACAACATTACCCTGGTGGTGAAACAGCCTCATGCCTTACCTAACAACAATGATGATGATGTAAACATGCCTTATAAAAATGCTGCCGTATTGGCTAATGCAGGTTTAAACGTAGTATTGAGTATTGATGGTTACTGGCAACAGCGCAATTTGCCTTTCATGGCGGGTACGGTTACAGCCTGGGGATTGGATAAAGAAAAAGCGCTATCTACCATCACCTTAAACGCAGCAAAAGCGATGGGTGTAGATAAGACCACTGGAAGCATTGAAACAGGTAAAGATGCTACGTTTTTTATCTCTGCCGGCGATGCATTAGATATGCGCACCAATAAAGTAGAACAGGCTTTTATTCAGGGCCGGGATATCAACCTGGATAATCTGCATAAACAATTGGATAAGAAATTTAGCGATAAATATGCTGGTGAAAAGAAGTAG
- a CDS encoding TonB-dependent receptor: protein MIKNLLIAVMLFLCYSSNSAMAQTTQASISGIVTDEQKKPIPGVSIQIRNNSTGFTTKTSTNAQGEYTFKELPLGGPYTVKAIYIGYAEQNRIGYMLNQGDAVKVAINMQETAQNLGGVEINGSSLRNKVQQFGASTEISSKTMNLLPVNGRNFSSLTDLSPLSGASGIAGQLGSSTNFTIDGMTAKNPTSAGSTTSRSGAPYSISIESVREFKVVTNQYDVSLGRAGGGTISAVTKSGTNQVTGSAFAYNRADFLASQYDIRGNKRVNDFSTYQYGFSLGGPIIKDKLHYFAVWDHQRDSRPLVIADINSSEDEARFNVTNTTLKDFLTVARNKYGVANTPQYGSFDKKRGTDAGFLRLDWQIDDKNLLTVRDNYTNDRNPLGLADNTAINFYESYGNDKNVDNSLLATLRSTVSSKVTNELKVQHLYTFQASTQNDELSYAIPRAVVNNVPSTLSNGSNVTTAIQIGGHRFGQEGFTNNVFQLVDNIYYNTDKIKYTFGIDIMYTHAKSLYGSEVNGRFEFTNSGTKEAGNVQTSVQNFNNLIPNRYYREVPLVADPTVTGNLLNSAIYGQMQTKLGKGLDFTGGLRLDYSKYPTSPLNQQLYDAIGVRTDNELKQFLIQPRIQLDWDINEKHTDYVRLGAGIFGSDVNNYVTINNLTFDGKHFGTVDITNGIPTPDFAGYRNGTATAPALPGAQVATINTYADDAKLPVVYKANLSYNKLINDKIRIGITGYATLARNNYMYVDRNMAANPYFTLANEGNRGVFVPSIPSNGVADWKAGRLTTNTFGRVLELNSKGKVNQFAIVVDGTWKYFKDGEITASYTWNDAKDNTSYNGNVANSATLSLPVVDDPRNLSKMTYSNGQFRNKVIIYGTLPSFHGIKAGVRYSAIGGTRYSLLSGSNTNGDFVSTNDLAFIFDRNNPSTPANVRNGLQALLDNPLASQSLKDYILKYEGTFAERNGGINGFYGTIDLRLAYVFKFGPGKKQSVEISGDLFNVANLFKKTWGTSETLATQAIYGLGIPAVKDAAGKEITPAVANYDTTKRQFNYRINNSGLVIPSGNPWQAQIGLRYGF from the coding sequence ATGATTAAAAATTTACTAATTGCAGTGATGCTGTTTTTATGCTATTCCAGTAATTCGGCTATGGCACAAACCACACAAGCATCAATCTCGGGCATTGTAACGGATGAACAAAAGAAACCCATTCCAGGCGTTTCCATCCAGATCCGGAACAACTCAACAGGTTTTACCACTAAAACTTCTACTAATGCACAAGGTGAGTACACTTTTAAAGAACTTCCTTTGGGCGGACCTTACACGGTTAAAGCCATCTACATCGGTTACGCCGAACAAAACAGAATAGGCTACATGTTAAACCAGGGTGATGCAGTAAAGGTTGCCATTAATATGCAGGAAACTGCTCAAAACCTCGGTGGTGTAGAGATTAACGGATCTTCGTTAAGAAATAAAGTGCAACAGTTTGGTGCATCTACCGAGATTTCATCTAAAACGATGAACTTATTACCGGTAAACGGCCGTAATTTCTCGAGCTTAACAGATTTATCTCCACTATCGGGAGCAAGTGGTATTGCGGGCCAGCTGGGCTCCTCTACCAACTTTACTATTGATGGTATGACGGCAAAAAACCCTACTTCAGCAGGAAGTACAACAAGCCGTAGCGGTGCGCCATATTCCATCTCTATCGAAAGTGTTCGGGAGTTTAAAGTAGTTACCAACCAATATGATGTAAGTTTAGGCCGTGCCGGTGGCGGTACAATTAGCGCTGTAACCAAATCAGGTACGAACCAGGTTACAGGTAGTGCATTCGCTTATAACAGAGCTGATTTTTTAGCGAGCCAATACGACATCAGGGGGAACAAAAGAGTGAACGATTTCTCTACATACCAGTATGGATTTAGCTTAGGCGGACCAATCATAAAAGATAAATTACATTACTTTGCCGTTTGGGATCATCAAAGAGATTCTCGTCCTTTAGTTATTGCCGATATCAATTCATCAGAAGATGAGGCCCGTTTCAACGTTACTAATACAACATTAAAAGACTTTTTAACTGTTGCCAGAAATAAATATGGCGTGGCCAATACACCTCAATATGGTTCATTCGACAAAAAAAGAGGAACCGATGCTGGTTTCTTGCGTTTAGACTGGCAAATTGATGACAAGAACTTATTAACTGTTCGGGATAATTATACCAATGATAGAAATCCACTTGGACTTGCAGATAATACTGCAATCAACTTTTACGAAAGTTACGGAAACGATAAAAATGTTGACAACAGTTTGTTAGCAACACTTCGTTCTACAGTGAGCAGCAAGGTTACCAACGAGTTAAAAGTACAGCATTTATATACTTTCCAGGCCAGTACACAGAACGATGAGTTGTCTTACGCCATACCAAGAGCAGTTGTAAATAATGTTCCTTCTACTTTATCAAACGGTAGTAATGTAACTACTGCCATCCAGATCGGCGGTCACCGTTTCGGCCAGGAAGGTTTTACCAATAACGTTTTTCAGTTGGTTGATAATATTTATTATAATACTGATAAAATTAAATACACCTTTGGTATAGATATTATGTACACCCATGCAAAATCATTGTATGGCAGTGAAGTAAACGGAAGGTTTGAATTTACTAACTCAGGTACAAAAGAAGCTGGAAACGTACAAACTTCAGTACAAAATTTTAATAATTTAATTCCTAACCGTTACTACAGGGAAGTACCATTGGTAGCTGACCCTACTGTAACCGGTAACTTATTGAACTCAGCCATTTATGGCCAAATGCAAACCAAATTGGGTAAAGGTTTAGATTTTACGGGAGGTTTACGTTTAGATTATAGCAAATACCCAACATCGCCACTTAACCAACAGTTATATGATGCGATTGGTGTAAGAACTGATAATGAATTAAAACAGTTTTTAATTCAGCCACGTATCCAGTTGGACTGGGATATTAACGAAAAACATACTGATTACGTTCGTTTAGGAGCAGGTATTTTCGGATCAGATGTGAACAACTACGTAACCATTAACAACCTTACTTTTGATGGAAAACATTTTGGAACGGTTGATATAACTAATGGTATCCCAACACCAGATTTTGCAGGCTATAGAAACGGTACTGCTACAGCACCTGCATTACCGGGCGCACAAGTGGCAACTATAAACACTTATGCTGATGATGCAAAATTACCAGTGGTTTATAAAGCCAACTTATCGTACAACAAATTAATCAACGATAAAATACGTATCGGCATTACCGGTTACGCAACATTAGCCCGCAATAACTACATGTATGTAGACAGAAACATGGCGGCCAATCCATACTTTACTTTAGCAAACGAGGGAAATAGAGGGGTATTTGTGCCTTCAATTCCATCAAACGGAGTAGCAGATTGGAAAGCAGGCCGTTTAACAACTAACACCTTTGGTAGAGTGCTAGAATTAAACAGTAAGGGTAAAGTAAACCAGTTTGCCATTGTTGTTGATGGTACCTGGAAATACTTTAAAGATGGAGAAATTACGGCAAGTTATACCTGGAATGATGCAAAGGACAATACTTCTTACAATGGTAACGTAGCCAATTCTGCAACTTTATCTTTGCCAGTAGTTGATGATCCAAGGAATTTAAGCAAAATGACTTATTCTAATGGTCAGTTCCGTAATAAGGTAATTATTTATGGTACATTACCATCATTCCATGGCATTAAAGCGGGTGTGCGTTATTCAGCTATTGGCGGTACAAGATATAGCTTACTTTCGGGAAGTAATACCAACGGCGATTTCGTATCTACAAACGATCTGGCTTTCATTTTCGACAGAAATAACCCAAGTACACCTGCAAATGTTCGCAATGGCTTACAGGCATTATTGGATAATCCACTTGCAAGCCAAAGTTTAAAAGATTATATCCTAAAATACGAAGGTACATTTGCAGAACGTAATGGTGGTATTAACGGTTTTTACGGTACGATTGATTTAAGATTGGCTTACGTGTTTAAATTCGGACCAGGTAAAAAACAAAGTGTTGAAATTTCTGGCGACTTGTTTAACGTGGCCAACTTATTTAAGAAAACCTGGGGTACTTCAGAAACCTTAGCTACACAGGCTATTTACGGTTTAGGAATTCCTGCAGTAAAAGACGCTGCAGGCAAAGAAATAACTCCGGCAGTAGCCAATTACGATACAACTAAGCGTCAGTTCAATTACCGGATCAACAATAGCGGTTTAGTGATACCATCGGGTAATCCTTGGCAGGCACAAATCGGTTTACGTTACGGATTTTAA
- a CDS encoding ABC transporter ATP-binding protein produces the protein MGLLLDYLKNHKWIVVLALLLAGFNIGFSLMDPYFTGRILDLYINKRASFSDKSTYIWGALGFIGLAIGAAMVSRIAKNFQDYFTSVIVQKVGAKMYADGLQHSLKLPYQVFEDQRSGETLGILQKVRLDSEKFITSFISVLFVSLIGMVFVIVYSVSISYKVTLVYFAAIPIISFVSWFLSRKIKTIQRSIVGETTALAGSTTESLRNIELVKSLGLADQEIERLNKTTYKILGLELKKVKYVRSMSFVQGTTVNLVRSSMIVVLLLLIFDNTISPGQYFSFLFYSFFLFGPLQELGNVILAWREAEVSLGNFKKILSTPVDKKPENPTSIAKIKDLTFSNVGFKHLTANRNALENISFKTHHGQTIAFVGPSGSGKSTLVKLLVGLYPAKDGEILYNGIPSNDIDLDALREKIGFVTQDTQLFSGTIRENLLFVNPTATDEECYKVLNQAACQTLLARADKGLDSLIGEGGVKVSGGEKQRLSIARALLRQPDILVFDEATSSLDSITEEEITKTIRSVSDLTDHITILIAHRLSTIKHADKIYVLEKGHIIEQGKHEELIAQNGLYQAMWRQQIGERIVEA, from the coding sequence ATGGGATTATTATTAGACTACCTGAAAAACCACAAGTGGATTGTGGTTCTGGCGTTATTGCTTGCAGGTTTCAATATTGGCTTTTCTTTAATGGACCCTTACTTCACCGGAAGGATTCTGGATTTATACATCAACAAAAGAGCATCTTTTAGTGATAAAAGCACCTATATCTGGGGCGCTTTAGGTTTCATTGGCCTTGCCATCGGTGCAGCAATGGTATCGCGTATTGCGAAGAACTTTCAGGATTACTTTACCAGCGTAATCGTTCAAAAAGTTGGGGCAAAAATGTATGCAGATGGTTTACAGCATTCTTTAAAATTACCCTACCAGGTTTTCGAAGATCAACGCAGTGGCGAAACACTTGGTATTTTACAAAAGGTACGTTTAGACTCCGAAAAGTTTATCACCTCGTTTATCAGTGTGCTTTTTGTAAGTTTAATTGGGATGGTTTTCGTAATCGTGTATTCGGTTTCGATCAGCTACAAAGTAACATTGGTTTATTTCGCTGCAATCCCGATCATCAGTTTTGTAAGCTGGTTTTTAAGCCGCAAAATCAAAACCATTCAACGTTCTATTGTTGGTGAAACTACGGCTTTGGCAGGTTCAACAACCGAATCGCTAAGAAACATCGAACTGGTTAAAAGTTTAGGCCTGGCCGATCAGGAGATAGAAAGATTAAACAAAACCACTTACAAAATTTTAGGTTTAGAACTTAAAAAAGTGAAGTATGTGCGTAGTATGAGTTTTGTTCAGGGTACTACGGTAAACCTGGTTAGAAGTTCTATGATTGTTGTATTGTTATTGTTAATATTCGACAATACCATTTCTCCGGGACAGTATTTCTCTTTCTTATTCTATTCATTCTTTCTTTTTGGTCCTTTGCAGGAATTAGGGAATGTAATACTCGCCTGGCGTGAGGCTGAAGTTTCGTTAGGTAACTTTAAAAAGATCTTAAGTACACCAGTTGATAAAAAACCTGAAAATCCAACTTCTATAGCAAAAATTAAGGATTTAACCTTTAGCAATGTGGGGTTCAAACACCTAACAGCTAATAGAAATGCTTTAGAGAATATTTCGTTTAAAACCCATCACGGGCAAACCATTGCATTTGTTGGTCCATCGGGTTCTGGAAAAAGCACACTGGTAAAACTATTGGTGGGTTTATATCCGGCAAAAGATGGTGAGATTTTATATAATGGTATTCCAAGTAACGATATCGATCTTGATGCCTTACGCGAAAAAATCGGTTTCGTAACACAGGATACACAGCTGTTTTCGGGAACGATAAGAGAAAACCTGTTATTTGTAAACCCTACAGCTACAGATGAGGAATGTTATAAAGTATTAAATCAGGCTGCTTGTCAAACTTTATTGGCCAGGGCTGATAAAGGTCTGGATTCGCTGATCGGTGAAGGTGGCGTGAAGGTTTCGGGAGGAGAAAAGCAACGTTTATCAATCGCCAGAGCGCTGCTCCGTCAGCCAGATATTTTGGTTTTTGATGAGGCAACTTCTTCGCTGGATTCGATTACGGAAGAAGAGATTACCAAAACCATTCGTTCGGTTTCAGATTTAACCGATCACATTACGATTTTGATTGCGCACCGTTTATCAACGATAAAACATGCCGATAAAATTTATGTTTTAGAGAAAGGCCACATTATTGAGCAGGGAAAACATGAAGAACTAATTGCACAAAATGGCTTATATCAGGCCATGTGGCGCCAACAAATTGGCGAAAGGATTGTTGAAGCTTAA
- a CDS encoding PLDc N-terminal domain-containing protein, translating into MLLAQVESNHIAIIIVIAAILWLALILTALYHISRNSSMGFTVKVLWFIIILFAPFLGSIIYLMWGKNKKF; encoded by the coding sequence ATGTTACTGGCACAAGTAGAGAGCAATCACATCGCAATTATCATTGTTATAGCAGCTATATTATGGCTGGCCTTAATATTAACCGCATTGTACCATATATCAAGAAACAGCAGCATGGGTTTTACGGTAAAAGTACTCTGGTTTATCATTATTCTTTTCGCCCCATTTCTGGGTTCGATTATTTACCTCATGTGGGGCAAGAATAAGAAGTTTTAA
- a CDS encoding MFS transporter: protein MSNSNPIIVKQDPFAALRYKEFRSYIGLRFFFTFAYQMQAIVLGIYIYHLTKDPLALGLIGLCEAIPAIAIALYGGYIADKSEKRALLLKIFSTVFLCSVTMLIVTSIYMKPYLSNDWIVKILYGMVFCIGLARGFFGPANFSLQASIVPKEIYPNASTWSSSSWQLASILGPAAGGLIYGFLGITITYIVIISFIFISLICIFFLKVHPPKFLPKMSIGQSLTEGIQFVFKTKMMVWAMSLDLFSVFFGGAVALLPVFANDILKVGAEGLGFMRAAASTGSVITMLAMTRFSPMGKPWRNLLIAVTGFGLSIICYGLSKSFYLTLFFLFLEGSFDSVSVIIRQTIMQLLTPDEMRGRVSAVNSMFIGSSNEIGAFESGLTAKLMRTVPAVVFGGSMTIGIAFITWLKTKSLTRLSLQDINEQTTKAV, encoded by the coding sequence GTGTCAAATTCCAACCCCATAATCGTTAAACAAGATCCATTCGCTGCCTTGCGGTATAAAGAATTTCGTTCTTACATCGGGCTGAGATTCTTTTTTACTTTTGCTTATCAAATGCAAGCTATTGTACTTGGTATCTACATTTATCATTTAACTAAGGATCCTCTTGCACTAGGATTAATTGGACTTTGCGAAGCCATTCCAGCAATAGCAATTGCACTCTATGGTGGATATATTGCAGATAAAAGTGAAAAAAGAGCACTATTGCTTAAAATATTCTCGACTGTATTTTTATGCTCGGTAACTATGCTGATCGTAACGAGCATTTACATGAAGCCCTATCTATCTAATGATTGGATTGTTAAAATTTTATATGGTATGGTTTTTTGTATTGGTCTGGCAAGAGGTTTTTTCGGTCCAGCAAACTTCTCTTTGCAGGCTTCTATTGTTCCTAAAGAGATATATCCAAATGCAAGTACCTGGAGTAGTTCCAGCTGGCAATTGGCATCAATATTAGGTCCTGCAGCAGGAGGTTTAATCTATGGTTTTTTGGGGATTACCATAACCTATATCGTGATTATTTCATTTATATTCATTTCATTAATCTGTATCTTTTTTCTAAAAGTGCACCCGCCTAAATTCCTTCCTAAAATGAGTATTGGGCAAAGCTTAACAGAAGGGATACAATTTGTGTTTAAAACCAAAATGATGGTTTGGGCGATGAGCCTGGATCTATTTTCGGTATTTTTCGGCGGTGCTGTAGCTCTGCTGCCTGTTTTCGCTAATGATATTTTAAAAGTAGGAGCCGAGGGATTAGGCTTTATGCGTGCTGCGGCCTCAACAGGCTCTGTGATTACCATGTTGGCAATGACCCGTTTTTCGCCAATGGGCAAGCCCTGGAGAAACCTGCTTATTGCTGTTACCGGATTTGGTTTAAGTATTATTTGCTACGGGCTATCTAAGAGTTTCTATTTAACGCTGTTTTTCTTGTTTCTGGAAGGGTCATTCGACAGCGTGAGTGTGATCATACGCCAAACCATCATGCAATTGCTTACGCCTGATGAGATGCGAGGAAGAGTATCAGCTGTAAATAGCATGTTTATAGGTTCGTCAAATGAAATTGGTGCTTTTGAATCTGGTTTGACCGCTAAATTAATGCGAACTGTTCCAGCGGTCGTTTTTGGTGGAAGTATGACCATAGGGATCGCATTTATTACCTGGTTAAAAACGAAGTCGTTAACCAGGCTAAGTTTGCAGGATATTAATGAGCAAACCACCAAGGCTGTTTAG